The following proteins come from a genomic window of Galactobacillus timonensis:
- the cdaA gene encoding diadenylate cyclase CdaA: MSNYNFTLTMENVRAITVMFLDILAMWFLLYYAIQLIRKSRKTVQIFKGILIVLVVDWAARFLGMRTLEHFADIFVNWGFLAVIIIFQEEIRGLLEGLGKSNVLSRISTLTGDEKENLVDQIVTATMLLSQDQTGALICIEQSHSLDDFIATGTPLNSDVSAELLTSIFVTSTPLHDGAVIIQGDKIACASAYFPPTNLDLPNRYGARHRAAIGISEITDAVTIVVSEETGAVSIAEGGVLTTVNKTQLRNHLLRVICGTETEVTSNRSTRKAAQEDARPRDVIIEDEKPVKTVKPAARKDGSDEQKTSGNTGLLKKLAVRHQDEETAPSGRIQAEEVVVPEGQETEKIEELEQEASEIKLPHKKKRPKPSYPDNAQVRRFEQERKEEEERQQRLKEEAKQRVEAEAKVAEEERARKAAAEARAKAEAEAKAKAEAEAKAKAEAEETARQEQAAAAEETVAPVRPMTAEDVRRARQEALDRLTGRKTVREEEKKPEETKPAKKAQDGFDTDGVDLSKLVGFKEDLDKTMTMIDGLSSVSDDSDKTKGDEK; the protein is encoded by the coding sequence TTGTCCAACTATAACTTTACGCTGACCATGGAAAATGTAAGGGCCATCACGGTGATGTTCCTGGATATTCTGGCCATGTGGTTCCTTTTATATTATGCAATTCAGCTGATCCGCAAATCGCGCAAGACGGTTCAGATCTTCAAGGGCATTCTCATCGTCCTTGTGGTTGACTGGGCTGCCCGCTTTCTCGGCATGCGTACGCTGGAGCATTTTGCCGATATCTTTGTCAACTGGGGCTTCCTGGCTGTCATCATCATTTTCCAGGAGGAGATCCGCGGCCTGCTTGAAGGTCTTGGCAAGTCCAACGTACTCTCCCGCATCAGTACGCTGACCGGCGATGAGAAGGAAAATCTTGTGGATCAGATCGTGACGGCGACGATGCTGCTGTCGCAGGATCAGACGGGTGCCCTCATCTGCATTGAGCAGAGTCATTCGCTGGATGATTTCATTGCGACCGGTACGCCGCTGAACTCGGATGTTTCGGCTGAGCTGCTGACATCGATCTTTGTGACATCAACACCTCTCCATGATGGCGCCGTCATCATCCAGGGTGACAAGATCGCCTGTGCAAGTGCCTACTTCCCGCCGACGAATCTTGATCTGCCGAACCGCTATGGTGCCCGCCACCGGGCGGCGATCGGTATCTCGGAGATTACGGATGCTGTGACGATCGTCGTCTCGGAAGAAACCGGTGCCGTGTCCATTGCGGAAGGCGGTGTTCTTACAACCGTAAACAAGACGCAGCTGCGCAATCATCTGCTGCGTGTCATCTGCGGAACGGAGACAGAAGTTACTTCGAACCGTTCGACACGGAAGGCGGCACAGGAAGATGCCCGTCCCCGTGATGTCATCATTGAGGATGAAAAGCCTGTCAAGACGGTCAAGCCGGCTGCCAGGAAGGATGGCAGTGATGAACAGAAGACGTCCGGCAATACCGGCCTTCTGAAGAAGCTTGCTGTTCGTCATCAGGATGAAGAAACGGCACCTTCCGGCCGGATTCAGGCGGAAGAGGTTGTTGTGCCTGAGGGGCAGGAAACAGAAAAGATCGAGGAGCTTGAGCAGGAAGCTTCGGAAATCAAGCTGCCGCATAAGAAGAAGCGTCCAAAGCCGAGCTACCCGGATAATGCTCAGGTGCGCCGCTTTGAACAGGAACGCAAGGAAGAAGAAGAACGCCAGCAGCGCCTGAAGGAAGAGGCGAAACAGCGTGTCGAGGCCGAAGCAAAGGTGGCGGAAGAAGAACGTGCCCGCAAGGCGGCTGCCGAAGCCAGGGCAAAGGCAGAGGCCGAGGCTAAAGCAAAGGCTGAGGCAGAAGCGAAGGCCAAAGCGGAAGCGGAAGAAACAGCGCGTCAGGAACAGGCTGCCGCAGCTGAAGAAACGGTGGCTCCCGTGAGGCCGATGACGGCGGAGGATGTACGCCGTGCGCGCCAGGAGGCGCTGGATCGGCTGACCGGCCGCAAGACGGTACGCGAAGAAGAAAAGAAGCCTGAGGAAACCAAGCCTGCAAAAAAGGCGCAGGATGGCTTTGATACGGATGGCGTGGATCTTTCGAAGCTTGTCGGTTTCAAGGAAGATCTTGATAAGACGATGACGATGATCGATGGCCTTTCCTCCGTCTCCGATGATTCTGACAAAACGAAAGGAGACGAAAAATGA
- a CDS encoding Maf family protein: MAKPLILASSSPRRQELLQKTGISFTIDPADIDETIDLSLPVEEEIQRLAFRKADAVLRRHPDAMILGSDTVVYCQGEVLGKPKDAHDARRMLGMLSDHRHEVITGLCLLSNRRRYSTVSTAYVTFGPMSEEEIDAYVTCGEPFGKAGSYAIQGKASCYITGIEGDYYSIVGLPVHLVYEELKNRELY, translated from the coding sequence ATGGCGAAACCCTTGATCCTTGCCAGCAGTTCGCCACGCCGTCAGGAACTGCTGCAGAAAACCGGAATCTCCTTTACGATTGATCCCGCTGATATCGATGAGACGATTGATCTCAGTCTTCCGGTGGAGGAGGAAATCCAGCGGCTTGCGTTCCGCAAGGCGGATGCGGTTTTGAGACGTCATCCCGATGCCATGATCCTTGGCTCCGATACCGTTGTATACTGTCAGGGCGAAGTGCTTGGAAAGCCGAAAGATGCTCATGATGCGCGCCGCATGCTTGGCATGCTCAGTGATCACCGTCACGAAGTGATTACGGGGCTGTGTCTGCTGTCAAACCGGCGCCGTTACAGTACCGTATCAACGGCCTATGTCACCTTCGGTCCGATGAGTGAGGAAGAGATCGACGCCTATGTTACCTGCGGGGAACCGTTTGGAAAAGCGGGTTCCTATGCCATCCAGGGGAAGGCATCGTGCTACATTACAGGCATTGAAGGAGATTATTACAGCATCGTCGGTCTGCCGGTTCATCTGGTGTATGAGGAGCTGAAAAATCGAGAATTATATTGA
- a CDS encoding nucleotidyltransferase family protein, translating into MSIKPTLVILAAGMGSRYGGMKQIDGVGSHGEPIIEFSIYDAYKAGFRKVVLIIKREHEELFRKALTDRVTNGGMEVDFAYQDMNNIPEGFSVPEGRVKPWGTTHALLACKGIVNEPFAIINADDFYGRNAYEVIYRYLTTEVADDNYAMVGFKCLNTLTANGTVTRGLCQQKDGCLSAIQEIQKIALKDGHAIYEDNGEWKPIADDALVSMNFWGFTPKIFDEMEPLFKDFLAANIEKNPLKCEHVIPTGIGTLVSEGKIKVHMLSSSDKWFGVTYKEDKPEVVARIQALKDNGTYPDVLWK; encoded by the coding sequence ATGAGCATAAAACCAACTCTGGTCATTCTTGCAGCAGGCATGGGCAGCCGTTACGGCGGCATGAAGCAGATCGACGGCGTCGGCAGCCATGGCGAACCGATCATCGAATTTTCCATCTATGATGCTTACAAGGCCGGCTTCCGCAAGGTTGTTCTGATCATCAAACGCGAACATGAGGAGCTGTTCCGCAAAGCACTGACGGACCGCGTCACCAACGGCGGAATGGAAGTGGACTTCGCCTACCAGGACATGAACAATATTCCGGAAGGCTTCAGCGTACCGGAAGGCCGCGTCAAGCCCTGGGGTACAACGCACGCCCTTCTTGCATGCAAAGGCATTGTCAATGAGCCCTTTGCCATCATCAACGCCGATGACTTCTACGGCCGCAATGCCTATGAAGTCATCTACAGGTATCTGACCACGGAAGTAGCCGATGATAATTACGCAATGGTCGGCTTCAAGTGCCTCAACACACTGACGGCCAACGGCACCGTGACCCGCGGCCTCTGCCAGCAGAAGGACGGCTGCCTGAGTGCCATTCAGGAGATTCAGAAGATCGCTCTGAAGGACGGTCACGCCATCTATGAAGACAATGGCGAATGGAAGCCGATCGCAGACGACGCTCTGGTATCGATGAACTTCTGGGGCTTTACACCGAAGATCTTCGATGAGATGGAGCCGCTGTTCAAGGACTTCCTTGCCGCTAACATTGAGAAGAATCCGCTCAAGTGCGAACATGTCATTCCGACCGGCATCGGAACCCTCGTCTCGGAAGGAAAGATCAAGGTTCATATGCTCAGCTCCAGTGACAAGTGGTTCGGCGTCACCTACAAGGAAGATAAGCCCGAAGTCGTTGCCCGCATTCAGGCGCTCAAGGACAACGGCACCTATCCGGATGTTCTCTGGAAGTAA